Genomic window (Rathayibacter sp. VKM Ac-2760):
GTCCTCGATGTCGAGGACGACCTGGTCGGCGCGCGAGGCGTGCGCGGCGTCGAAGGTGTCGGTGCGGGTCGCATTGACCAGCAGCCAGGAGCGGGCGATCTCGGGAGCGACGTCGCGCCCCTTGCGCGTCAGGCCGGCCCCGGCGGTGGTGGCGGAGGAGGTGGTGGGCAGCGTCACGTGAGTGGATCCTTCCGGTGGCGCGGTCTTCGCACCGCGAGCCCCGCCGCCGAGCGACGGTGCCGGGATCCAGGGTAACGGCTCGGGCGCGGGCCGACGGCGCGCGTCAGCGCTGCCAGAGCGTGACCGTCGCGGTCGGCACCGTCGTCGCTCCGCCCGCCGTGAAGCCCTCCTCCGCGAGCCAGTCGAACGCGCCGGGGTCGGTGGCGGGCGCGGCGGCCCAGACCCGCCGCTCGCCGGCGAGGGCGGAGCGCAGCGCGTCGCCCTCGAGCAGGACGTCGGAGTACGTGCCGGTCGTGGCGTAGGAGCGCTCGAGGGCGACGTCGTCGAGCCCGGCGAACGCGGCGGGGTAGGCCGCGAGGGCGATCCGCGGCCGGAGCGACACGGTGCCGCTGTCGCCGAGCAGGAACGCGTCGCCCGGCAGCGCGCCGTCGCGGACGGTCCGCGCGAGGGCGCGCAGATCCTGCCCGGCCGGCTTGCCCGTCTCGGTGCGCATCAGCACGAGGGCGGGCAGGGCCGCCACGGCGAGGGCGCCGACGAGCACGCCCGCGGTCGCACGACGCCAGGAGTCGAGGGCCAGACCGAGCAGCATCGCCAGCGCCGGCGAGCTGAGGCCCAGGTAGCGCGGCGTGAACATCGGCTCGATCAGCGCGGTGCCCACCAGCAGCACGGCCGCGGGCAGGAGCAGCCAGACCGCGAGCACGAGCACGAGCGGAGAGCGGACCCGCCGCCCCCGGAGTGCCGCCACCGCCAGCACCGCCACGGCGAGCGCGGCCAGCCACCACGCGGCACCGAAGAACGACTCGACGACCACCGTGTAGGCGTTCACCGGCTGGGAGCGCAGCCAGCCGATCTGCCCGCTCTGCCCGGCCGCCGCGAGCAGCACCGGGCTCGCGACCCCGATCGAGAGCGCGGCGCCGAGCAGACCGGCGACCACGGCGGCCCGCCGCCGCTCCGCCACGAGAACAGCCAGCAGCACGAACGCGGGGAGCACCAGCGCGTCGTACAGGAAGACCAGGTTCGCGAGCCCCGCGACCGCGACGAACGCCACCCAGCGCAGCGCCCCTCCGTCTCGCGCGGCCCGGACGATCAGCACCGCCGCCCAGACGACCAGCGCGGTGGCGAGCGCGGACGAGCGCGCCTCCGTCCCGCTGAACGAGGTGCGGGGCAGCAGCACGAACACGACCGCCGCCGCCAGCGCGGCGCGCGGCCGCCCGAGCGAGCGCAGCAGCACCAGCACCCCCGCCGCCGCGACCCCCACGGCGAGAGCCGAGGGCGCGCGCACGGCGAGCTCCGACTCCCCCGCCACCGCGATCCAGCCGTGCATCAGCAGCGCGTAGGCGACGTGCACCGCGTCCTTCTGCTGCGCGAAGGCGAGCAGCTCGGGCAGCGGCAGCCGGGCGAGGCGCAGGGTGGCGGCCTCGTCGTTCCAGTAGGAGGGGATCCACGAGCCGACGAGGGTCAGCAGCGTCGCGGCGACGAGCACGACGGCCGGGAGCACGACGGCCGGGAGCACCGCGGCCGCGCCGATCGACGGGCGTCCCGCCTCCACTCCGCTCGCCCCTCGCACCGTCCCACCGTAGGGGCGGCCGGCCCGCTCAGAGCCCGGCGCGCTCCGCGACGCCCGCCGAGAACGCGGCCTGCCCGGCGTGCTGCGTGTCGTCGTCGACGACCGAGACGAGCCGGACGCCGAGCGTCACCGGCGGGTCCCAGTCCTCGTCGACCACGCGGGCCAGATCGGCGTCCTCGAGGGTGTCGAGGTAGGCGAGGGTCTGCTCGTGCACCGCGTCGTAGTACTCGGCGAGCATCTCGGCCGGCACCGCGGCGAGCGCCGCCACCTGGGCCGGCTCCATCCCGTAGCCGTTCGTCTCGGCCGGGAACGGCAGTCCGGATCTCCCGTGGAAGCCGCCGGAGATCCAGACCTGCTCGCGGCCGGCCAGCGGTGCGAGGTGGTCGTCCTGCACGCGCGTCAGGTGCCAGACCAGCCACGCGGCGGAGTTCGCCTGCGCGTCGGCCCGGAAGCCGAGCCGCTCGGGCGTGCTGTCGTCGAGGACGGCGTGCACGGTGCCGTGCACGCGGTCGAAGGCGTCGCGGAGGAGATCGATGGCTGCAGTCATCCGGCCAGTCTCCTCGGCGTCGCACCCCCGCGTCACCCCCTCCCGCCCGCTCGGAGGATCCCCGGAGGCGGGTGGCGGATAGTTGCTCCGTGACCTCCGGATCCTCGAACCTGGCGACGACGCCGTGGCTGACCTCCTACGCGGAGGGCGTGCCCGCCGAGATCGACCCGCCCACGCAGACCCTCGTCGATCTGCTCGAGGACTCGGTGGCCCGCTACCGGCGCGGCACCGCGCTCGAGTTCTTCGGCGCGACGACGAGCTACGCCGAGCTCGGCGAGAAGGTGGCGCGCGCTGCGGAGGGCCTGCGCCGGATCGGCGTGCGCCCCGGCGATCGCGTCGCCCTGGTCCTGCCGAACTGCCCCGAGCACGTGATCGCGTTCTACGCCGTGCTGCGGCTCGGCGCGATCGTCGTCGAGCACAACCCGCTCTACACTCCGCGCGAGCTGCGCCGGCAGTTCGAGGACCACGGCGCCCGCGTCGCGGTGGCCTGGAACAAGGTCGCCGACGTCATCGCCGCGCTGCCCGCCGACCTCGGCGTCGAGCGCGTCGTCTCCGTCGACCTCACCGCGTCGTTCCCGCTCGGCAAGCGCCTCGCCCTGAGGCTGCCGCTGGCGAAGGCCCGAGAGGCGCGCGCCAAGCTGACCACGAGCCCGCGCACCCGCTCGCTGATCCCCTTCGACCGCCTCCTGAGCGGCCGGCGGATCGCCCGCTCGCACCCGCGCCCGACGCTCGCCGACACGGCCCTGCTCCAGTACACGAGCGGCACCACCGGCACGCCGAAGGGAGCGATCCTCTCGCACGCCAACCTCCGCGCCAACGCGCTGCAGGGCCAGGCCTGGGTGCCCGGACTCCGCGAGGGCGACGAGACCTTCTACGCGGTCCT
Coding sequences:
- a CDS encoding glycosyltransferase family 39 protein; the encoded protein is MRGASGVEAGRPSIGAAAVLPAVVLPAVVLVAATLLTLVGSWIPSYWNDEAATLRLARLPLPELLAFAQQKDAVHVAYALLMHGWIAVAGESELAVRAPSALAVGVAAAGVLVLLRSLGRPRAALAAAVVFVLLPRTSFSGTEARSSALATALVVWAAVLIVRAARDGGALRWVAFVAVAGLANLVFLYDALVLPAFVLLAVLVAERRRAAVVAGLLGAALSIGVASPVLLAAAGQSGQIGWLRSQPVNAYTVVVESFFGAAWWLAALAVAVLAVAALRGRRVRSPLVLVLAVWLLLPAAVLLVGTALIEPMFTPRYLGLSSPALAMLLGLALDSWRRATAGVLVGALAVAALPALVLMRTETGKPAGQDLRALARTVRDGALPGDAFLLGDSGTVSLRPRIALAAYPAAFAGLDDVALERSYATTGTYSDVLLEGDALRSALAGERRVWAAAPATDPGAFDWLAEEGFTAGGATTVPTATVTLWQR
- a CDS encoding DinB family protein, whose protein sequence is MTAAIDLLRDAFDRVHGTVHAVLDDSTPERLGFRADAQANSAAWLVWHLTRVQDDHLAPLAGREQVWISGGFHGRSGLPFPAETNGYGMEPAQVAALAAVPAEMLAEYYDAVHEQTLAYLDTLEDADLARVVDEDWDPPVTLGVRLVSVVDDDTQHAGQAAFSAGVAERAGL